From Solibaculum mannosilyticum:
CCTTCGCTCATGACCAAGACGCGGTCTGCCATGCCCAAAACTTCGGGCAATTCGGAAGATACAAAGATAACACCAATTCCCTGTTTCTTCAATTCATTCATCAGGTTGTAGATTTCAACCTTAGCGCCGACGTCGATACCACGAGTCGGTTCATCGAAGATAACGACCTGGGCATCCCGCACAAGCCACTTACCAACAACGATCTTCTGCTGGTTACCGCCGCTCAGGTTAATAACCTTCTGCTGGATGGTCGGAGTCTTAATTCTCAGGCTCTTAACCATGTCTTCAGTAACTTTGCGTTCTTTAGCATCCTGCAACAGGACACCTTTGTTGACAACCGGCAAATTGGGCAGGGTCATATTTTCTTTTACCGTCATTTTCAGGCACAGGCCGTCTTTTTTACGGTCTTCCGGCGCCATAACGATACCAGCCTCGATAGCATCTCGAGGAGAATGAACCTTTACTTCCTTGCCATTGACAAAGATTTGACCCGTTTTCTTTTCCGCGCCAAAGATAGCTCTCATCAGCTCTGTACGTCCGGCGCCCATCAGGCCTGCAAAGCCGATGATCTCTCCGCGATAAGCTGTAAAGGAAACATCTTTAACAGGAACGTCTTGTTCGGAGCAAATGTGCTTAACCTTCAAGACTTCGTCGCCCTTTTTACATTCCACATGCGGGAATTTCTCTTCCAGAGAACGGCCTACCATCTTACCAATGATTTCTTCCAGGTTAGTATCCTTGAAGTTCATGGTTGTGATATACTGACCATCACGCATAATGGTGATACGGTCAGTGATATACTGCAGTTCTTCCAGTCGATGGGATATGTAGATGATACCGTGCCCCTGGGACTTCAACAGATTGATAATACGGAATAATTCTTCAATTTCCTTGTCTGTCAAAGCCGAAGTCGGCTCATCCATAATGATAACTTTTGCATCAGTAGCCAAAACCTTTGCGATTTCGACCATCTGCTGCTTGGACACCGGCAAATGACCTACCACTGTATCCGGATCCAAATCCAGATCCAGACGTTTTAATACGTCACGCGCCGTTTGTTTGATGACCCTTGTCGAGAGCAAACCTCCATGACTGGGCTCACGGCCCAAAGAGATATTCTCTGCAACGGTCAAATGCCTACATAGGTTGAGTTCCTGATGGACTATGCCAATACCTGCTAGCTGAGCGTCCTTCGGTTTGGAAAACTCAACTTCTTTCCCGCCAACGAAAAGTTGTCCCTCATCCTTGATGTAAACACCAGAAAGAATCTTCATCAGTGTGGACTTACCAGCACCATTTTCACCAAGAAGGGCATGCACTTCACCGGCACGGATGTCGAAGCTGACGTTATCCAACGCCTTTACGCCAGGGAAAGACTTGGAGACATTTCTAAGCTCCGCCAGAACTTCACCCATTCAATCACCACCATTCTTACCTCGTTGTATTATAATGATATCACATTTTGTTCACATAATAACTCGTAATTTTTTTTGATATCCTGTACTTTTTTTAAGTCAAAAGGGCATATTCGACTAAAAACTGGAAAATAAGACGTCATACCCCATCTGCTCAAACTTCCCAAATGCACTCCGTCGCATCTTCTTTGTACCCTTTATCGCCAGTACAAAACCAATCCCCAGAATCTATTTCTTCTATAAAACAGCGTTTTTCCTATCCTGCATTTCGTCCATTTTTCGTCGGCTTTCGAAGTGATTCGATTATTTTCCATCACCTCATCCAAAAAATGGCGAAATCTGAAACGCAAAACACTGCTTTCTCACAAAAAGACGATGGTTGGATTGTACACGCTTGAGCGCTATTTGTCAACAGGCAAAAATAACTACCAGCTATTATCGTCAACAACTCACTTAAATGGCTAAGGTCTCCAGCCCACTACCGGATGGCCTCCAGCCGATTGTACAGGCGCTCGGTATATTCTGGAATCGCCCCATGGCTTGATGCCACAAAATCGCTCAGAATATTTCCTTTGCGCGCCGCTTTGAACACTTCGTCCCCATTCAAATAAGCGCTGATAAAACCTGCGCTGAAGGAGTCGCCTGCGCCCACTGTATCCACTGCCTTGGACACGCATTCATTGATATCCTCATGACGGTCTCTGGTGTAAACTGTGCATCCATCCTTGCCCTTTGTCACCAGAATAATCTGAATGCCATAATCATCAAACAATGACTGGATCAGCGGGATTTCGTCCGGGCATCCGTACAACTTGTCCCCTACCAGCTTGACCTCATCGTCGTTCAGCTTGACAATGGTTGCGTGTGCAAAGGAATTTTTTAGTACCTCAGCATCGCAAAAATTGAAACGGATATTGACATCCAAAAACACATGAGGGAAACTACATTCCTCCAGAATACGCTCTACCGAACGGCGGGCCACTGGATTGCGTTGGATCAAAGTGCCAAAATAAAAAAGATCAATGCCCTGACCCCTGATTTTCTCAATCACACTGTCATCCACATCAATGTACTGATACGCCACATTATCCGGGAACTCGTATACCGGCACCTTGTTCTCATCCAGGGAGACGATGGCCGTGCCCGTCGGACGCTGTTCATCAATCTGCAAAAAATCGGCATGGACACCGATTTCCCCCACCTTTTGGAGGGTATCCCGACCCAGGTCATCTTTGCCTACGCGGGAAAGCATCCAGGTATTGCAGCCCATTTTGGCCGCATGACCGGCTAGATTAAAGGGAGCTCCTCCGATATAGGGTTTTCCATCGATGATGTCCCACAAAAGCTCACCGTAACATAACGCTTTTCCTGCCAAATTACAACACCTCCAAAAGCCTTTGTATTTTATTGACAGTTCAATTATACACAATCTTGGCGGGTTTGTCACTACTATTTTACACTATTTCACACAT
This genomic window contains:
- a CDS encoding sugar ABC transporter ATP-binding protein; this encodes MGEVLAELRNVSKSFPGVKALDNVSFDIRAGEVHALLGENGAGKSTLMKILSGVYIKDEGQLFVGGKEVEFSKPKDAQLAGIGIVHQELNLCRHLTVAENISLGREPSHGGLLSTRVIKQTARDVLKRLDLDLDPDTVVGHLPVSKQQMVEIAKVLATDAKVIIMDEPTSALTDKEIEELFRIINLLKSQGHGIIYISHRLEELQYITDRITIMRDGQYITTMNFKDTNLEEIIGKMVGRSLEEKFPHVECKKGDEVLKVKHICSEQDVPVKDVSFTAYRGEIIGFAGLMGAGRTELMRAIFGAEKKTGQIFVNGKEVKVHSPRDAIEAGIVMAPEDRKKDGLCLKMTVKENMTLPNLPVVNKGVLLQDAKERKVTEDMVKSLRIKTPTIQQKVINLSGGNQQKIVVGKWLVRDAQVVIFDEPTRGIDVGAKVEIYNLMNELKKQGIGVIFVSSELPEVLGMADRVLVMSEGVLTADLRKEDTDQEEIMKYASSTKVSDTVKPVD
- a CDS encoding PfkB family carbohydrate kinase; this encodes MAGKALCYGELLWDIIDGKPYIGGAPFNLAGHAAKMGCNTWMLSRVGKDDLGRDTLQKVGEIGVHADFLQIDEQRPTGTAIVSLDENKVPVYEFPDNVAYQYIDVDDSVIEKIRGQGIDLFYFGTLIQRNPVARRSVERILEECSFPHVFLDVNIRFNFCDAEVLKNSFAHATIVKLNDDEVKLVGDKLYGCPDEIPLIQSLFDDYGIQIILVTKGKDGCTVYTRDRHEDINECVSKAVDTVGAGDSFSAGFISAYLNGDEVFKAARKGNILSDFVASSHGAIPEYTERLYNRLEAIR